Proteins encoded by one window of Microbacterium testaceum:
- a CDS encoding TetR/AcrR family transcriptional regulator, with protein sequence MSTPTRRDAVENRAGILDAATAAIGHDPRASIDTIARRAGLSRRALYGHFDDRNAIVREVIAAGATRFNAIAARVDDQDSRVALARLASELWREAAHVQAAAALALDDAHLAETSDALAPLRRRIDQIVRRGQEAGELRTDLPAPTLARLLEETGRMVVARVDAGSSTARSIAVCAVLSIAGLSWIEARALLGQHPDLEAQ encoded by the coding sequence GTGAGTACCCCCACCCGCCGCGACGCCGTCGAGAACCGCGCCGGCATCCTCGACGCCGCGACCGCGGCCATCGGCCACGACCCGCGCGCCTCGATCGACACGATCGCCCGCCGCGCCGGCCTCTCGCGCCGCGCCCTCTACGGCCACTTCGACGACCGCAACGCCATCGTCCGCGAGGTCATCGCCGCCGGAGCGACCCGCTTCAACGCCATCGCCGCCCGCGTCGACGACCAGGACTCCCGCGTCGCGCTCGCCCGCCTGGCATCCGAACTCTGGCGCGAAGCCGCCCACGTGCAGGCCGCAGCCGCCCTCGCCCTCGACGACGCGCACCTCGCCGAGACCTCCGACGCGCTCGCCCCGCTCCGCCGCCGTATCGACCAGATCGTGCGCCGCGGACAAGAAGCGGGAGAGCTGCGGACGGACCTTCCCGCGCCGACCCTCGCCCGCCTGCTCGAAGAGACCGGCCGCATGGTCGTCGCCCGAGTGGATGCCGGCTCCTCGACGGCCCGCTCGATCGCGGTGTGCGCGGTTCTGAGCATCGCCGGCCTGTCGTGGATCGAAGCGCGAGCTCTGCTGGGACAACACCCTGACCTGGAGGCGCAGTGA
- a CDS encoding Pr6Pr family membrane protein: protein MQTSRGWTTGWNAARVAIAVLILVAVGAQFSSSVAEAVARDRDVATVTANFFSFFTILSNVSSAVVLVLLGVRFFARCRRVEVDPPALATALAFVSTYMIVTGIVYNLLLRGIPLQPETVPWSNEIMHVWGPLFLLLDVLLGPTRRRLPWSAAFAAAIFPIVWIVYTLLRAPLITNPTTGAPFWYPYPFLDPSTGGWGSVAVYIVVIAVAIIALAVGVVAIGRARGIRMPIDPAPATRPGT from the coding sequence ATGCAGACATCGCGCGGGTGGACGACCGGGTGGAACGCGGCACGCGTGGCGATCGCGGTGCTCATCCTCGTCGCGGTGGGGGCGCAGTTCTCTTCGTCGGTGGCCGAGGCGGTGGCGCGCGACCGCGACGTGGCAACCGTGACCGCGAACTTCTTCAGCTTCTTCACGATCCTGTCCAACGTCTCGTCGGCCGTCGTGCTGGTGCTTCTGGGCGTGCGGTTCTTCGCACGCTGCCGCCGGGTCGAGGTCGATCCGCCGGCCCTCGCGACCGCTCTCGCCTTCGTCTCCACGTACATGATCGTGACCGGCATCGTCTACAACCTGCTGCTGCGCGGCATCCCCCTCCAGCCCGAGACCGTGCCGTGGTCGAACGAGATCATGCACGTCTGGGGTCCGCTCTTCCTCCTGCTCGACGTGCTGCTCGGGCCGACGCGACGCCGCTTGCCCTGGTCGGCGGCGTTCGCCGCGGCGATCTTCCCCATCGTGTGGATCGTCTACACGCTCCTGCGCGCGCCCCTGATCACGAACCCGACCACGGGGGCGCCGTTCTGGTACCCGTACCCCTTCCTCGACCCGAGCACCGGCGGGTGGGGCAGCGTCGCGGTGTACATCGTCGTCATCGCCGTGGCCATCATCGCCCTCGCGGTCGGCGTCGTCGCGATCGGTCGGGCACGCGGCATCCGGATGCCGATCGACCCGGCGCCCGCAACGCGTCCCGGGACCTGA
- a CDS encoding peptidylprolyl isomerase — MRTRLMSAAVAASALLLLAGCAGGTSSAPAPTASASSATTASGECSYPTSGQPAVDVTPPAAGTERPTGTVEATLETSAGAIPITLNGERTPCTVESFVSLAQQQYFSNTECHRLTTQGIFVLQCGDPTGTGRGGPGYRFDDELDGSETYPAGTVAMANAGPGTNGSQFFLVYSDSKLPPDYTVFGTMSPEGLQVVKNIAAAGTAGGSPDGAPATPVTISAVTIG, encoded by the coding sequence GTGCGTACTCGACTGATGTCCGCGGCCGTCGCCGCTTCCGCCCTGCTCCTGCTCGCCGGCTGCGCCGGAGGCACCTCGTCCGCCCCCGCGCCCACGGCGAGCGCATCCAGCGCGACCACCGCCTCCGGCGAATGCTCCTATCCGACCTCGGGGCAGCCGGCCGTGGACGTCACCCCGCCGGCAGCGGGGACGGAGCGCCCCACCGGGACGGTGGAGGCGACGCTCGAGACCTCCGCCGGGGCCATTCCGATCACCCTGAACGGCGAGCGCACCCCCTGCACGGTCGAGAGCTTCGTCTCACTGGCGCAGCAGCAGTACTTCAGCAACACCGAGTGCCACCGCCTCACCACCCAGGGCATCTTCGTCCTGCAGTGCGGCGACCCGACCGGCACGGGACGCGGCGGCCCCGGCTACCGCTTCGACGACGAGCTCGACGGCAGCGAGACCTACCCCGCGGGCACGGTCGCGATGGCGAACGCGGGCCCCGGCACGAACGGCTCGCAGTTCTTCCTGGTGTACTCCGACTCGAAGCTGCCCCCGGACTACACGGTGTTCGGCACGATGTCGCCCGAGGGTCTGCAGGTCGTGAAGAACATCGCCGCGGCGGGGACGGCCGGCGGCTCGCCCGACGGCGCCCCCGCCACCCCGGTGACGATCAGCGCCGTGACGATCGGCTGA
- the argG gene encoding argininosuccinate synthase, with protein MSKVLQSLPVGERVGIAFSGGLDTSVAVAWMRDKGAVPCTYTGDLGQYDEDDIASIPGRATQYGAEVSRLVDCKTALVEEGFVALACGAFHIRSGGRTYFNTTPLGRAVTGTLLVRAMKEDGVDIWGDGSTYKGNDIERFYRYGLLANPALRIYKPWLDADFVTELGGRKEMSEWLVAHDFPYRDSVEKAYSTDANIWGATHEAKTLEHLDVSLEIVEPIMGVRFWDPEVEIATEDVTVEFEAGRPVAINGTRFADPVELVREANTIGGRHGLGMSDQIENRIIEAKSRGVYEAPGMALLFLTYERLVNSILNEDTLATYHEQGRRLGRLMYEGRWLEPQSLMLRESIQKWVGSTITGSVTVRLRRGEDYTILNTVASGMSYSPEKLSMERVGDAAFGPVDRIGQLTMRNLDIADSRARLEQYAAMGLLGGPTGELVGDVAAGGAQDIIESASPLDAAGERLADATDAAGEGAAFDAGTD; from the coding sequence ATGTCCAAGGTCCTTCAGTCCCTTCCCGTCGGCGAGCGCGTCGGCATCGCCTTCTCGGGTGGTCTCGATACTTCGGTGGCCGTCGCGTGGATGCGCGACAAGGGCGCCGTCCCCTGCACCTACACGGGCGACCTCGGGCAGTACGACGAAGACGACATCGCCTCGATCCCGGGCCGCGCGACGCAGTACGGCGCCGAGGTCTCGCGCCTGGTCGACTGCAAGACGGCGCTCGTCGAAGAGGGCTTCGTCGCCCTCGCGTGCGGCGCGTTCCACATCCGCTCCGGCGGACGCACCTACTTCAACACCACGCCGCTGGGCCGTGCCGTCACCGGCACGCTGCTCGTGCGCGCCATGAAAGAAGACGGCGTCGACATCTGGGGCGACGGCTCCACCTACAAGGGCAACGACATCGAGCGGTTCTACCGCTACGGCCTGCTCGCCAACCCGGCCCTGCGCATCTACAAGCCGTGGCTCGACGCCGACTTCGTCACCGAGCTCGGCGGGCGCAAAGAGATGAGCGAGTGGCTCGTCGCGCACGACTTCCCCTACCGCGACAGCGTCGAGAAGGCCTACTCGACGGATGCCAACATCTGGGGCGCCACGCACGAGGCCAAGACCCTCGAGCACCTCGACGTCTCGCTCGAGATCGTCGAGCCCATCATGGGCGTGCGCTTCTGGGACCCCGAGGTCGAGATCGCGACCGAGGACGTCACCGTCGAGTTCGAGGCCGGACGCCCCGTGGCGATCAACGGCACGCGTTTCGCCGACCCGGTCGAGCTCGTCCGCGAGGCCAACACGATCGGCGGCCGCCACGGCCTGGGCATGAGCGACCAGATCGAGAACCGCATCATCGAGGCCAAGTCGCGCGGCGTCTACGAGGCCCCGGGCATGGCCCTGCTGTTCCTGACCTACGAGCGCCTGGTCAACAGCATCCTGAACGAAGACACCCTCGCGACCTACCACGAACAGGGTCGCCGCCTCGGTCGCCTCATGTACGAGGGCCGCTGGCTCGAGCCGCAGTCGCTCATGCTGCGCGAGTCGATCCAGAAGTGGGTCGGGTCGACCATCACCGGCTCGGTCACCGTGCGCCTGCGCCGCGGTGAGGACTACACGATCCTGAACACCGTGGCATCCGGAATGTCGTACTCGCCCGAGAAGCTCTCGATGGAGCGCGTGGGCGACGCCGCGTTCGGCCCGGTCGACCGCATCGGTCAGCTCACTATGCGCAATCTCGACATCGCCGACTCGCGCGCGCGCCTCGAGCAGTACGCCGCGATGGGCCTGCTCGGAGGGCCCACCGGCGAGCTCGTCGGCGACGTCGCCGCCGGCGGCGCGCAGGACATCATCGAATCGGCCTCGCCGCTCGACGCGGCCGGCGAGCGCCTCGCCGACGCGACCGATGCCGCGGGCGAGGGCGCCGCGTTCGACGCCGGCACCGACTGA
- a CDS encoding YhgE/Pip domain-containing protein, protein MKIPQMITAELRRLTSTRMSVIALIALLAVPILYGGLYLWANQDPYGNLANVPVALVVDDRGADVNGQQRNLGDEAAEQLLDSDTFEWHRVSSDQADAGLQAGDFDFIVTLPTDFSEAVATLSSSSPRQADIELRTNDANNYLASTIGTQAVAKIQESVAKKVVDEAGRSLLDALHTIRVKLVDATDGATQLVDGLATAKNGSSQLSTGSTTLADGAAKLADGNAQLSSGTNQLRDGTAQLRDGSARVADGAQQVAGGVDRLDAVARQVGSVAGDAASQLPQARTDIAKALADAGLDQSRIDEILSRLDPVGERLTTANSRVQDTVKQIDQLDDGARQVASGSAALATGAATAADGASALADGAATAASGASQLRDGSAQLRDGATQLDDGIGQLSTGATQLRDGLSAGVQQIPDSDDATRQAQASAISDPVAVGTSSVTKAQNYGAGLAPFFAALAGWIGIYALFLIVKPVSKRAVTALRSPFRVTLAGWLTPAGLGALQMVGLFTILAFALQFSFANPWAALGILLFASATYAAIVLALNVWLGSVGQFLGLVLMVLQLVTAGGTFPWQTLPGPLAALHHVLPMGYVVDAMRQVMYGGDVSRVGQDLLVLGAWMVGGVLVAAIGVTRMTHHRTLRDLQPSLIG, encoded by the coding sequence ATGAAGATCCCGCAGATGATCACGGCGGAGCTGCGCCGCCTCACCTCGACCCGCATGTCGGTGATCGCCCTCATCGCACTGCTCGCGGTCCCGATCCTGTACGGCGGACTCTACCTCTGGGCCAACCAGGACCCGTACGGCAACCTGGCGAACGTCCCCGTCGCGCTCGTCGTCGACGACCGGGGCGCCGACGTGAACGGCCAGCAGCGCAACCTCGGCGACGAAGCCGCCGAGCAGTTGCTCGACAGCGACACCTTCGAGTGGCACCGGGTCTCGTCCGACCAGGCCGACGCCGGTCTGCAGGCGGGCGACTTCGACTTCATCGTCACCCTGCCGACCGACTTCTCCGAAGCCGTGGCGACGCTGTCGAGCAGCTCTCCTCGCCAGGCCGACATCGAGCTGCGCACCAACGACGCGAACAACTACCTCGCCTCGACGATCGGCACGCAGGCGGTGGCGAAGATCCAGGAGTCGGTGGCGAAGAAGGTCGTCGATGAGGCGGGTCGCTCGCTCCTCGATGCCCTGCACACCATCCGCGTGAAGCTCGTGGATGCCACGGACGGGGCGACCCAGCTCGTCGACGGTCTCGCGACCGCGAAGAACGGGTCGTCGCAGCTCTCGACCGGGTCGACCACCCTGGCTGATGGCGCGGCGAAACTGGCCGACGGCAACGCCCAGCTGTCCTCCGGCACGAACCAACTGCGCGACGGAACCGCTCAACTCCGCGACGGCTCGGCCCGCGTGGCTGACGGCGCCCAGCAGGTCGCCGGTGGCGTGGACCGCCTCGACGCCGTGGCCCGTCAGGTGGGCTCGGTCGCAGGCGATGCCGCATCGCAGCTGCCGCAGGCCCGAACGGACATTGCGAAGGCGCTGGCCGACGCCGGACTCGACCAGTCCCGCATCGACGAGATCCTCTCGCGCCTCGACCCGGTGGGCGAGCGCCTCACGACCGCGAACTCGCGCGTGCAGGACACGGTGAAGCAAATCGATCAGCTCGACGACGGCGCCCGCCAGGTCGCCTCGGGAAGCGCCGCCCTGGCCACCGGCGCCGCCACCGCGGCCGATGGTGCATCGGCCCTCGCCGACGGCGCCGCCACCGCGGCATCCGGGGCCTCCCAGCTCCGCGACGGATCCGCTCAGCTGCGCGACGGAGCGACCCAGCTGGACGACGGCATCGGGCAGCTCTCGACCGGCGCCACCCAGCTGCGCGACGGTCTCAGCGCGGGCGTCCAGCAGATCCCCGACTCCGACGACGCCACGCGCCAGGCGCAGGCCTCGGCCATCTCGGACCCCGTCGCCGTGGGCACGAGTTCGGTCACGAAGGCGCAGAACTACGGTGCGGGGCTGGCCCCGTTCTTCGCCGCGCTGGCTGGATGGATCGGCATCTACGCGCTGTTCCTCATCGTCAAGCCGGTGTCGAAGCGCGCCGTGACGGCGCTGCGCTCGCCCTTCCGCGTCACCCTCGCCGGGTGGCTCACGCCCGCGGGCCTGGGGGCCCTGCAGATGGTGGGGCTGTTCACGATCCTCGCGTTCGCGCTGCAGTTCTCGTTCGCGAACCCGTGGGCAGCGCTCGGCATCCTGCTCTTCGCCTCGGCGACGTACGCGGCGATCGTCCTCGCGCTGAACGTCTGGCTCGGGTCGGTGGGTCAGTTCCTCGGCCTCGTGCTGATGGTGCTCCAGCTCGTCACCGCCGGGGGCACCTTCCCTTGGCAGACCCTGCCCGGGCCCCTGGCGGCGCTGCACCACGTGCTGCCCATGGGTTACGTGGTGGATGCCATGCGCCAGGTCATGTACGGCGGAGACGTCTCGAGGGTCGGTCAGGACCTGTTGGTGCTGGGTGCGTGGATGGTCGGCGGCGTGCTGGTCGCGGCGATCGGCGTGACACGCATGACGCACCACCGCACCCTGCGCGACCTGCAGCCGAGCCTGATCGGCTGA
- a CDS encoding adenylosuccinate synthase produces MPGIVIVGVQWGDEGKGKATDLLGERTDWVVKFNGGNNAGHTVVIGDEKYALHLLPSGILSPGVTPVIGNGVVVDLEVLFNELEALNARGLDTSRLKISANAHIITQYHRTLDKVTERFLGKRMIGTTGRGIGPAYADKINRVGIRVQDLFDENILRQKVEGALDQKNHLLVKIFNRRSITADEIVDDLLSYAERVRPMVADTSLLLNDALEAGDVVVFEGGQATMLDVDHGTYPFVTSSSATAGGASTGSGVGPNRLDRIVGIVKAYTTRVGSGPFPTELFDESGDWLRSRGFEFGTTTGRPRRVGWYDAPITRYATRINGITDLVLTKLDILGGLEQIPVCVAYDVDGERFDDLPVNQTDFHHAKPILEYYPGWSEDISTARTFEDLPQNAQDYVLALEKMSGTRISVIGVGPARDQVIVRHDLID; encoded by the coding sequence ATGCCCGGAATCGTGATCGTCGGCGTCCAGTGGGGCGACGAAGGCAAGGGCAAGGCCACCGACTTGCTCGGTGAGCGCACCGACTGGGTGGTGAAGTTCAACGGCGGCAACAACGCCGGGCACACCGTCGTCATCGGCGACGAGAAGTACGCGCTGCACCTGCTGCCCAGCGGCATCCTGTCTCCGGGGGTCACCCCCGTGATCGGCAACGGCGTCGTGGTCGACCTCGAGGTGCTCTTCAACGAGCTCGAGGCCCTCAACGCGCGTGGCCTCGACACGAGCCGCCTCAAGATCAGCGCCAACGCGCACATCATCACGCAGTACCACCGCACGCTCGACAAGGTCACCGAGCGCTTCCTCGGAAAGCGCATGATCGGCACCACCGGTCGCGGCATCGGCCCGGCCTACGCCGACAAGATCAACCGCGTCGGCATCCGCGTGCAGGACCTCTTCGACGAGAACATCCTGCGTCAGAAGGTCGAGGGTGCCCTCGACCAGAAGAACCACCTGCTGGTGAAGATCTTCAACCGCCGCTCCATCACGGCCGACGAGATCGTCGACGACCTGCTCTCGTACGCCGAGCGCGTGCGCCCGATGGTCGCCGACACCTCGCTCCTGCTGAACGACGCGCTCGAGGCCGGCGACGTCGTCGTCTTCGAGGGCGGCCAGGCCACCATGCTCGACGTCGACCACGGCACCTACCCGTTCGTGACGTCGTCGTCGGCGACGGCCGGCGGCGCCTCGACGGGTTCGGGCGTCGGTCCCAACCGTCTCGACCGCATCGTCGGCATCGTCAAGGCGTACACGACGCGCGTCGGCTCCGGTCCCTTCCCGACCGAGCTGTTCGACGAGAGCGGCGATTGGCTGCGCTCGCGCGGCTTCGAGTTCGGCACGACCACCGGACGCCCCCGTCGCGTCGGCTGGTACGACGCGCCCATCACGCGCTACGCGACGCGGATCAACGGCATCACCGACCTCGTGCTGACCAAGCTCGACATCCTCGGCGGGCTCGAGCAGATCCCCGTCTGCGTCGCCTACGACGTCGACGGTGAGCGCTTCGACGACCTGCCCGTCAACCAGACGGACTTCCACCACGCGAAGCCGATCCTCGAGTACTACCCGGGCTGGAGCGAGGACATCTCGACCGCGCGGACCTTCGAGGACCTGCCCCAGAACGCACAGGATTACGTGCTCGCGCTCGAGAAGATGAGTGGCACGCGGATCTCGGTCATCGGCGTGGGCCCGGCCCGCGATCAGGTGATCGTGCGCCACGACCTGATCGACTGA
- a CDS encoding chorismate mutase, translating to MTEADPSTILQGLRGSIDNIDAALIFLLAERFRCTKQVGVLKAKHGMPASDPSREEQQIARLMQLAEQADLDPAFAEKWFNFVVAEVIRHHRSAAAQPAVD from the coding sequence ATGACCGAGGCCGATCCTTCGACGATTCTGCAGGGGCTCCGCGGCAGCATCGACAACATCGACGCCGCCCTGATCTTCCTGCTGGCGGAACGTTTCCGCTGCACCAAGCAGGTGGGCGTGCTCAAGGCGAAGCACGGGATGCCGGCATCCGACCCCTCTCGTGAGGAACAGCAGATCGCCCGGCTCATGCAGCTCGCCGAGCAGGCCGACCTCGATCCGGCCTTCGCGGAGAAGTGGTTCAACTTCGTCGTGGCCGAGGTCATCCGTCACCACCGCTCCGCCGCGGCGCAACCCGCCGTCGACTGA
- a CDS encoding AI-2E family transporter, translating to MSRSTRPDPTAEGADAGATTSRDKPVWSALARPYAAGFFLTLGGLTAILLALALSNLSTVLIYIAIALFIALALDPLVRLLVRRGLSRAWAIVIVFGGLAVILAGALWLLIPPVVRQVEQFVGDIPTFVNDLIDSEAVRWVETNFGDSLGDVLKEVQGFVTNPANIAAIGGGLLQVGINIGTFISGAIIVLVLSLYFLASLPKMKNSLVRLTPARSRETVADMTGQITDSVGGYLAGMVVLALCNAVFAFIVLTILQQPFAALLAALAFGITLIPLVGSVLFWATATVFTLIVSPSAGLIFAIVYLVYMQIEAYILTPRVMNRTISVPGALVVIGALVGGTLLGLLGALVAIPVTASVLLIIKQIVIPRQDAKK from the coding sequence ATGAGCCGATCCACGCGCCCCGACCCGACCGCCGAAGGCGCAGACGCCGGGGCCACCACCTCGCGCGACAAGCCGGTCTGGTCCGCCCTGGCCCGCCCGTATGCGGCCGGGTTCTTCCTCACCCTGGGCGGACTCACGGCGATCCTGCTCGCGCTGGCTCTGTCGAACCTCTCGACGGTGCTCATCTACATCGCCATCGCGCTGTTCATCGCTCTGGCCCTCGACCCCCTCGTGCGTCTGCTCGTGCGCCGTGGGCTCTCGCGCGCATGGGCGATCGTGATCGTGTTCGGTGGGCTCGCCGTGATCCTCGCTGGCGCCCTGTGGCTGCTCATCCCTCCGGTCGTCCGCCAGGTCGAGCAGTTCGTCGGCGACATCCCGACCTTCGTCAACGACCTCATCGACAGCGAGGCCGTGCGCTGGGTCGAGACGAACTTCGGCGACAGCCTCGGCGACGTGCTGAAAGAGGTGCAGGGCTTCGTCACCAACCCCGCCAACATCGCCGCGATCGGCGGCGGGCTGCTCCAGGTCGGAATCAACATCGGCACCTTCATCTCGGGTGCGATCATCGTGCTCGTCCTGAGCTTGTACTTCTTGGCATCCCTGCCGAAGATGAAGAACTCGCTCGTGCGCCTCACCCCGGCCCGCAGCCGCGAGACCGTCGCCGACATGACGGGCCAGATCACCGACTCCGTCGGCGGCTACCTCGCGGGGATGGTCGTGCTGGCCCTCTGCAACGCGGTCTTCGCGTTCATCGTGCTGACCATCCTGCAGCAGCCGTTCGCCGCCCTACTCGCCGCGCTCGCGTTCGGCATCACCCTCATCCCGCTCGTCGGGTCCGTGCTGTTCTGGGCGACCGCGACGGTCTTCACACTCATCGTCAGCCCGAGCGCCGGCCTGATCTTCGCGATCGTCTACCTCGTCTACATGCAGATCGAGGCATACATCCTCACGCCCCGGGTGATGAACCGCACAATCTCGGTCCCCGGCGCTCTCGTCGTCATCGGCGCGCTGGTCGGCGGCACGCTCCTGGGCCTTCTCGGAGCGCTCGTGGCGATCCCCGTGACCGCCTCGGTGCTGCTGATCATCAAGCAGATCGTGATCCCGCGGCAGGATGCCAAGAAGTAG
- a CDS encoding lactonase family protein, with product MRFWVGAYAPDTGAAEGIGILQAGEPDSLGAGGPLGMVATAAAVPGSASWVAAHPSNDDIVYAAVEFDGTVQAFRRTAETRLTPLAPPVEAGGAVCHIAVASDASFLVASCWGDGRIVRIALDAQGRPSRPVVAAEAADPYGAASDEGTVSTGARVSGAVVPDLAAAARALRDAAGEEYSHLVPAYDDVPVTDAESEEAVAGARVSRAHQAVFLPGGLIATTDMGFDLVRFWRTHEGGLRLAQEVALPKGSGPRHGLWHPSGHLYVMTELSCEVFVLAPDRAGRWHLVSGQPLLGTLDTDTAAELSSSRDGSTLYAGVRGSDTVGVLSVRGHGEELQLLALAETGTRWPRHHVVVDDTLLVAGQLAHEIVSLPLDGRTGIPGKVRHRTPSPSPTRLLPMR from the coding sequence ATGCGTTTCTGGGTCGGCGCCTACGCCCCCGACACCGGGGCGGCCGAGGGCATCGGCATCCTGCAGGCGGGCGAGCCCGACTCACTCGGGGCCGGCGGCCCCCTCGGCATGGTCGCGACCGCCGCCGCCGTGCCGGGCTCCGCCTCGTGGGTGGCCGCGCACCCGTCGAACGACGACATCGTCTACGCCGCTGTCGAGTTCGACGGGACGGTGCAGGCGTTCCGACGGACCGCCGAGACCCGCCTGACACCTCTCGCACCGCCCGTCGAGGCGGGTGGTGCCGTCTGCCACATCGCGGTCGCGTCCGACGCCTCGTTCCTCGTGGCGAGCTGCTGGGGGGACGGCCGGATCGTCCGCATCGCGCTCGACGCCCAGGGTCGGCCGTCGCGCCCAGTCGTCGCCGCCGAGGCCGCGGACCCGTACGGGGCGGCCTCGGACGAGGGCACCGTCTCGACCGGCGCCCGAGTCTCGGGCGCGGTGGTGCCCGACCTGGCCGCCGCGGCACGGGCTCTTCGCGACGCAGCCGGGGAGGAGTACTCCCACCTCGTGCCCGCGTACGACGATGTCCCCGTCACCGACGCCGAGTCGGAAGAGGCCGTCGCGGGAGCCCGCGTGTCGCGTGCTCACCAGGCGGTGTTCCTGCCCGGCGGCCTGATCGCGACGACCGACATGGGCTTCGACCTCGTGCGGTTCTGGCGCACGCACGAGGGCGGGCTGCGGCTCGCGCAAGAGGTCGCCCTCCCCAAGGGCAGCGGACCGCGCCACGGTCTGTGGCATCCCTCGGGTCATCTCTACGTCATGACCGAGCTGAGCTGCGAGGTCTTCGTCCTCGCGCCCGACCGCGCGGGACGGTGGCACCTCGTCTCGGGTCAGCCGCTGCTCGGCACCCTCGACACCGACACCGCCGCCGAGCTGTCGAGCAGTCGCGACGGGTCGACGCTGTACGCCGGCGTGCGCGGCAGCGACACCGTGGGCGTGCTCTCGGTGCGCGGGCACGGTGAAGAGCTGCAGCTGCTCGCTCTCGCCGAGACGGGCACCCGTTGGCCGCGACATCACGTCGTCGTCGACGACACCCTGCTCGTCGCGGGTCAGCTGGCGCACGAGATCGTCTCTCTGCCGCTCGATGGCCGCACCGGCATCCCCGGCAAGGTGCGCCACCGCACCCCGTCTCCGTCTCCGACGCGCCTGCTGCCGATGCGCTGA
- a CDS encoding quaternary amine ABC transporter ATP-binding protein: protein MTHPPASAPPATAAPALSAKNLFKVFGRAPQAAVDKLRSGARREDVADDGTAAVIDASFDVQPGEIFVIMGLSGSGKSTIIRMLNGLHEATAGTVEVKGDALTGVGAARLRSLRRDRLAMVFQHFALLPHRTVAANVAYPLELRGVGKAERLAKANEILALVGLDGWGDKLPSALSGGMQQRVGIARALAADTDILLMDEAFSALDPLIRREMQEQLLELQRTLKKTIVFITHDLNEAMFLGDRIAVMRDGRIVQIGTPEDILTDPANDYVEQFVQDVDRARVLTAGNVMERARPRVDASAGPRTALRQMRDAYMSAVYVTDRDRKPLGIITDRDAIKLVRAGENSLLGTLRPLPQSVGVDDVLMNLFVPSVESPLPLAVLDADGRLAGVIPRVTLLAALGPGPTATEELTVLPQPLPSAEIDAALDGTPADAGVSASETEGVR, encoded by the coding sequence GTGACCCATCCGCCTGCCTCCGCGCCGCCCGCAACCGCGGCGCCCGCTCTCTCCGCCAAGAACCTGTTCAAGGTCTTCGGTCGAGCCCCTCAGGCCGCCGTCGACAAGCTCCGCTCCGGTGCCCGACGCGAAGACGTGGCCGACGACGGAACCGCCGCCGTCATCGATGCCAGCTTCGACGTCCAGCCCGGCGAGATCTTCGTCATCATGGGCCTCTCCGGCTCGGGCAAGTCCACCATCATCCGCATGCTGAACGGCCTGCACGAGGCGACCGCCGGCACCGTCGAGGTGAAGGGCGACGCCCTCACCGGCGTCGGCGCCGCGCGCTTGCGGTCCCTGCGCCGCGATCGCCTCGCGATGGTCTTCCAGCACTTCGCGCTCCTCCCGCACCGCACGGTCGCGGCGAACGTCGCGTACCCGCTTGAACTCCGCGGCGTCGGCAAGGCCGAGCGCCTCGCCAAGGCGAACGAGATCCTCGCACTCGTCGGCCTCGACGGGTGGGGCGACAAGCTCCCCTCGGCCCTCTCGGGCGGCATGCAGCAGCGCGTCGGCATCGCCCGCGCCCTCGCCGCCGACACCGACATCCTGCTGATGGACGAGGCGTTCAGCGCCCTCGATCCGCTCATCCGTCGCGAGATGCAGGAGCAGCTGCTGGAACTCCAGCGCACTCTGAAGAAGACCATCGTCTTCATCACCCACGACCTCAACGAGGCGATGTTCCTCGGCGACCGCATCGCCGTCATGCGCGACGGTCGCATCGTCCAGATCGGCACACCCGAGGACATCCTCACCGACCCCGCCAACGACTACGTCGAGCAGTTCGTGCAGGACGTCGACCGCGCCCGCGTGCTCACCGCGGGCAACGTCATGGAGCGTGCGCGTCCCCGCGTCGACGCCTCCGCCGGTCCCCGCACCGCGCTCCGTCAGATGCGCGACGCCTACATGTCCGCGGTCTACGTGACCGACCGCGATCGCAAGCCGCTCGGCATCATCACCGATCGGGATGCCATCAAGCTCGTGCGCGCCGGCGAGAACTCGCTGCTCGGCACGCTCAGGCCGCTGCCGCAGAGCGTGGGCGTCGACGACGTGCTGATGAACCTCTTCGTGCCGTCGGTCGAATCGCCCCTTCCCCTCGCCGTCCTCGACGCCGACGGGCGCCTCGCCGGGGTCATCCCCCGCGTGACCCTGCTCGCGGCTCTCGGCCCCGGCCCCACCGCGACCGAGGAGCTCACCGTGCTGCCCCAGCCCCTTCCCTCCGCAGAGATCGACGCGGCCCTCGATGGGACTCCCGCCGATGCCGGGGTCTCGGCATCCGAGACCGAGGGGGTGCGCTGA